In the Choloepus didactylus isolate mChoDid1 chromosome 5, mChoDid1.pri, whole genome shotgun sequence genome, one interval contains:
- the NUP42 gene encoding nucleoporin NUP42 isoform X2, which yields MEVWESSGQWMFSVYSPMKKKPNISGFTDISPEELRLEYHNFLTNNNLQSYLNSIQQLINQWRNRVNELKNPNTSTKVALLSDVNDGVNQALPIFGFGSGQAPTFGSPSFPVNNSRSDNAQNFSFKPSSGFVTTPSGGPSVFGNPPAFGAAASASSVITTSSPTFGFGKPEITSASSFSFKSPAASGLGSPRFSGFPTSSAASPVGVTAAPGFGSCSSVAAFGTPGSHSNTVFSKPSNNVFGNISISTSLPVSNDNITTDNVLFTPRDQLTAEELEQFQSKKFSLGKIPLKPPPVELINI from the exons GTTTTACAGACATTTCACCGGAGGAGTTGAGGCTTGAATACCATAACTTCTTAACCAACAATAACTTACAGAGTTAT CTAAATTCCATCCAACAGTTAATAAATCAATGGAGGAACAGGGTAAACGaattaaaaaatccaaatacaTCAACTAAAGTAGCCTTG CTCTCTGATGTAAATGATGGAGTAAATCAAGCATTACCTATATTTGGATTTGGCAGTGGACAAGCACCAACATTTGGATCACCAA GTTTTCCAGTGAATAATAGCAGGAGTGATAATGCTCAGAATTTTAGTTTCAAACCAAGCTCTGGATTTGTCACCACCCCTTCTGGAGGCCCTTCTGTGTTTGGGAATCCTCCAGCATTTGGAGCTGCAGCCTCTGCCAGTTCTGTCATCACTACATCTAGTCCAACTTTTGGATTTGGGAAGCCTGAAATCACATCTGCTTCTTCATTTTCGTTTAAAAGCCCTGCAGCTTCTGGTTTGGGATCACCCAGATTTTCAGGATTTCCAACTTCCTCGGCAGCCAGCCCTGTAGgagttacagcagccccaggcttTGGAAGCTGCagttctgtggctgcttttggcACTCCAGGCTCACATTCTAACACGGTTTTTTCTAAGCCATCTAATAATGTCTTTGGAAATATCAGCATATCCACTTCTCTCCCAGTCTCAAATGACAACATCACAACAGATAATGTATTGTTCACACCCAGGGATCAACTAACAGCAGAAGAACTGGAACAATTTCAATCCAAGAAATTTTCTCTAGGAAAAATTCCATTAAAGCCGCCACCTGTGGAGCTTATAAATATTTAG